The DNA sequence TCCATTTCGCCAATAGGTGATTGGGAGACTCAAACATACCGCCCATGCCATGAAACGCGATCTGTCTGGCATGCAGGTCTTCCGCCTTGTACCAAATGGTCTCAAGGTCAGGTTCAAGCATCTCCCAAAGATCCTGTTCGATCTTTGGGAGATGTGCTTTTAGATCATCCGAATCGAGGTAGGCAGCGGTGAGTTGCTTGCGGGACCAAGACGTTAGATGGCTGGAGGTCTCCTCGATCTTGTTGGTCAGACTGGCCTTCACCCGAGCTCGCTTTCTCGACTCTCGCTGATAGAAGTAGGCAAGCGTCACAAATACCAGCCCTACGATTCCGATGAAATAAAAGGTGTACATACCGTATGGGTTAATGACTATGAGTTGAGTTGGACCTTGGCCGAGTTTTCTGTTTGTGTTTCAAAATACTGCTTGAGCATTTGAGTATGGGCTTCAAAGGCGAGCTCGATGGGAGTTCGTTGAATCCCGATCTCCAAGACCTCTTCATTGGCTTTGAAATCGGGAATCATGCTTGAATCTATTGGTTCAGCGATACTGAATATAAGCAAATAGCTCCCCGATTGCACGCTGACGGCTTGCTGAATGCTAAAGGTCGATGCAGGCAATACCAATCCGGTTTCCTCCCGCAATTCCCTCGCAGTGCCCTCTTGCCAAGTTTCATTCGCTTCGAGAAACCCACCCGGAAATGCCCAAGATCCATATCCTGATTCTTCCCCGCGTTTGACGAGGAGCACGCCGTCATCTACGGGTACGATGGCTAGGACCACTGGCAATGGATTCCGATAGGTCGTATGTTGGCAGGCAAGGCACAAAGTACTTGTGGCAGTGAGCGAGGTGAGTCGGTCGCTGCCACATGCTTCGCAGAATTTGGGTAGGTGGGTCATAGGCTTGAAAGATTTTGCGCAATGTGTTTCCAACAATCTCTGGAAACATTCTGTTCCGTCTACGTTTTTTTGTAAGTTATTTCTAGCACCCTTACCTAATCATACGACTATGGAGACGGTATCGTCTAACAAAGCCAAAATGCTAGGGGGGAATTTTGCCTTGCTGTTTGTCGGGGTCGGAATTGCATCTTCCGCCTGCTTTTCAGGGGTTCTGCACATGGCGTTTGAAAGTGTATGGCACTTCATCGCCGCAGGACTGATCATCCCAACCGCGATATTCAAGCTCGGTCAACAGGTAGGTTTACGTGTCTATGTAG is a window from the Pontibacter sp. G13 genome containing:
- a CDS encoding NUDIX domain-containing protein; amino-acid sequence: MTHLPKFCEACGSDRLTSLTATSTLCLACQHTTYRNPLPVVLAIVPVDDGVLLVKRGEESGYGSWAFPGGFLEANETWQEGTARELREETGLVLPASTFSIQQAVSVQSGSYLLIFSIAEPIDSSMIPDFKANEEVLEIGIQRTPIELAFEAHTQMLKQYFETQTENSAKVQLNS